Proteins encoded within one genomic window of Deltaproteobacteria bacterium:
- a CDS encoding TetR/AcrR family transcriptional regulator, translating into MGRKSNAIQKRDEIVWALFDCLAESGHETVTVKHIAARAGLPHGVIHYYFEKKDDIVAALVESITATYVSLFEKAMEGVASPMERVDRMLRYLVEAFVFDRRLNRAFYNLVQMGFEREGVNLPLRRMLGAYRGTTEGIFLEAGAGVKSAPAACLLAAMIEGLALQWMIDPDALDKDSVWRMVEQTVKNLLK; encoded by the coding sequence ATGGGACGAAAATCAAACGCCATCCAAAAGCGTGACGAGATCGTTTGGGCCTTGTTCGACTGCCTCGCAGAAAGCGGCCATGAGACCGTGACCGTAAAGCACATAGCCGCCCGGGCCGGTCTGCCCCACGGCGTGATCCATTATTATTTTGAAAAAAAGGACGACATCGTGGCTGCCCTGGTGGAGTCCATAACCGCAACCTACGTAAGTCTCTTTGAAAAAGCCATGGAAGGCGTGGCCTCGCCCATGGAACGGGTGGACCGGATGCTTCGATACCTGGTGGAGGCCTTTGTGTTCGACCGGAGGCTCAACCGGGCCTTTTACAACCTGGTGCAAATGGGCTTTGAGCGCGAAGGCGTGAACCTGCCCCTGCGCCGGATGCTTGGGGCCTATCGCGGGACCACGGAGGGAATTTTCCTTGAAGCCGGGGCGGGAGTGAAAAGCGCGCCCGCAGCCTGTCTTTTGGCCGCCATGATCGAGGGGCTGGCCCTGCAATGGATGATCGACCCGGACGCCCTTGATAAGGACAGTGTCTGGCGCATGGTGGAGCAAACCGTCAAAAACCTGCTGAAATGA
- a CDS encoding FAD-dependent oxidoreductase produces MKSFEEKSFWMTTRDYSPNPSLSEDLDVDVAIVGGGFTGLSTAHHIKKDDPARRVALLESQIIGFGASGRNGGFNMTLFGLTMGITKLRFGRSGAREAHHYMERAVDTTRDLITRLEIDCDYEHSGFFRVATSESYKKRIMHEMELAHSLGLTGIEWLEKDTIRQEVASPQYLGAWWEPRCGILNPAKLSWGWKDVIARQGVSVYEKSPVESITRQGGKIILKTPGGKIRADKVVLATNAWSHFLPAIKRKQVPLWTYIVLTEPLSDALLGQIGWKNRQGIEDARNLVHYYRLTADNRLLMGGRDAGLAWGDDMDKDQSPVAFDGLEKDVKAIFPQLRNTRFTHRWGGPVSVTLDLAPAMGFVGDKNVVYSLGCMGHGVSLTHLNGRTLADLVLEKKSDLTDVFFVNRKTIPWPPEPLRTMSSKAILAAMKFQDRFTD; encoded by the coding sequence ATGAAGTCGTTCGAGGAAAAAAGTTTCTGGATGACCACCAGGGATTATTCACCCAACCCAAGCCTTTCGGAAGACCTGGACGTTGACGTGGCCATAGTGGGCGGCGGATTCACCGGGCTTTCCACGGCCCATCACATCAAGAAGGATGATCCGGCCAGGCGGGTGGCCCTGTTGGAGTCGCAGATCATAGGATTCGGGGCCAGCGGAAGAAACGGGGGCTTTAACATGACCCTGTTCGGCCTCACCATGGGCATCACGAAACTGCGGTTTGGCCGGAGCGGGGCTCGTGAGGCCCACCATTACATGGAAAGGGCGGTGGACACCACGAGGGATTTGATAACCAGGCTTGAAATCGACTGCGACTACGAACACTCAGGCTTTTTCCGCGTGGCCACGTCCGAAAGCTATAAAAAGCGGATAATGCACGAAATGGAGCTGGCCCACTCCCTTGGCCTTACCGGCATCGAGTGGCTGGAGAAAGACACAATAAGGCAGGAGGTCGCAAGTCCCCAGTACCTGGGCGCTTGGTGGGAGCCCCGCTGCGGGATACTCAACCCGGCCAAGCTGTCCTGGGGCTGGAAGGACGTCATCGCCAGACAGGGCGTGTCGGTATACGAAAAATCGCCGGTGGAATCCATTACCCGCCAGGGCGGCAAAATCATCCTCAAAACCCCCGGCGGGAAGATCAGGGCCGATAAGGTGGTGCTGGCAACCAACGCCTGGTCTCATTTTCTTCCCGCCATCAAGCGCAAACAGGTGCCCCTGTGGACCTACATCGTATTAACCGAACCCCTTTCGGACGCTCTTTTGGGGCAGATCGGCTGGAAGAATCGCCAGGGAATAGAGGATGCCAGGAACCTGGTGCATTATTACAGGCTCACCGCCGACAACCGCCTTCTCATGGGAGGCCGGGACGCGGGGCTTGCCTGGGGCGACGACATGGACAAGGACCAAAGCCCAGTCGCTTTCGACGGCCTTGAAAAGGACGTTAAGGCCATCTTCCCCCAGCTTAGGAACACAAGGTTCACCCACCGCTGGGGCGGCCCCGTGTCCGTAACCCTGGACCTTGCCCCGGCCATGGGCTTTGTGGGGGACAAAAATGTGGTTTACAGCCTAGGCTGCATGGGCCACGGGGTGAGCCTTACGCATTTGAACGGACGGACCCTTGCGGACCTTGTTCTCGAAAAGAAATCCGATCTCACCGACGTGTTTTTTGTCAACCGGAAAACCATCCCCTGGCCGCCCGAGCCCTTGCGCACCATGAGCTCCAAGGCGATTCTCGCGGCCATGAAATTCCAGGACCGGTTCACGGATTGA
- a CDS encoding helix-turn-helix domain-containing protein, which yields MARITILAENKCASSSITGLVDALAVANLWWSLLGNGGPLFRCRIVTVDGKPVTANGAFEIRADSSIHKADGSDVIVLPGFLPPFDFSTERMDEVRRWLLERHEKGETIAAICTGTYILAETGLLNGRTATTNWQFAGDFRRRYPGIDLRADEILTEEAGLICTGAASSFLNLCLKMIEQYGSPELASLCSKALLIDPERLSQAPYMNHDFFKSHADGRILKAQQLMEESLAAPVSIDGIASEVALSPRHFKRRFKSATGDSPLAYLQNLRVETAKKHLEGGNDSVNEIAYKVGYEDVNSFRKVFKKIAGMSPKDYRSKFSIFAAA from the coding sequence GTGGCCAGGATCACCATACTCGCCGAGAACAAATGCGCGTCCTCATCCATAACCGGCCTTGTGGACGCCCTTGCCGTGGCCAACCTCTGGTGGAGCCTTCTGGGAAACGGCGGCCCCCTTTTCAGGTGCCGGATCGTCACCGTGGACGGAAAACCGGTCACGGCCAACGGGGCCTTCGAGATCAGGGCGGACTCCTCCATCCATAAGGCGGACGGGTCCGACGTGATAGTCCTTCCGGGCTTTCTTCCCCCCTTTGATTTTTCCACCGAAAGGATGGACGAGGTAAGACGCTGGCTTTTGGAAAGGCATGAAAAAGGCGAGACCATAGCGGCCATCTGCACCGGCACCTACATCCTTGCGGAAACCGGGCTTTTAAACGGGCGCACCGCCACCACCAACTGGCAGTTTGCGGGGGATTTCAGGCGCAGGTACCCCGGAATCGACCTTAGGGCGGATGAGATTCTCACCGAGGAGGCCGGGCTCATCTGCACGGGAGCGGCCTCCTCCTTCCTGAACCTCTGCCTTAAGATGATCGAACAGTACGGCTCGCCGGAGCTTGCGTCCCTTTGCTCCAAGGCCCTTCTGATCGACCCGGAACGCCTGAGCCAGGCCCCGTACATGAACCACGATTTTTTCAAGAGCCACGCGGACGGAAGAATTTTGAAGGCCCAGCAACTGATGGAGGAAAGCCTGGCCGCGCCGGTTTCCATAGACGGAATCGCAAGCGAGGTGGCGCTAAGCCCCCGGCACTTCAAAAGAAGGTTCAAGAGCGCAACGGGCGACTCGCCCTTGGCCTATCTTCAGAACCTCAGGGTGGAAACGGCCAAGAAGCACCTGGAGGGGGGGAACGACTCGGTGAACGAGATAGCCTACAAGGTTGGCTACGAGGACGTGAACTCCTTCCGCAAGGTTTTCAAAAAAATCGCCGGAATGTCCCCCAAGGACTACCGAAGCAAATTTTCAATCTTCGCCGCAGCCTGA
- the rodA gene encoding rod shape-determining protein RodA: MIDRRLVSHFDWWLLLLVFILAGVGVASIYSAAEPGARGLGQIFAVKQAIWFGLGLMVMALVFSFHYHFMDRWVWIIYILTVLSLAWVLVFGKTVSGSQRWISLGPLAFQPSETAKLTAVIVLAHFYSRSGSASGLGLREIALPAALLFVPFLLILAQPDLGTGMVMAIIAASMTFYAGIRRRTLVFLVSCGLVALPLLYMNLKDYQKERIKTFLDPDRDPLGAGYHIIQSKIAIGSGMFSGKGYMEGSQKALSFLPEQHTDFIFAVLSEEWGLLGATALLILFFAFLWRGLNAGYQSKDPFGAYICVGVVSYFFWQVFINTGMVMGILPVVGVPLPFISYGGSSMLVAMMGVGMIQNVGMRRFSYD; this comes from the coding sequence ATGATCGACAGAAGGCTTGTTTCGCATTTCGACTGGTGGCTGCTGCTTCTGGTCTTCATCCTGGCCGGGGTCGGGGTGGCCTCCATTTACAGCGCGGCTGAGCCCGGCGCGCGCGGGCTGGGGCAGATTTTCGCGGTAAAGCAGGCAATCTGGTTCGGCCTGGGCCTTATGGTGATGGCCCTTGTTTTTTCCTTTCACTACCACTTCATGGACCGTTGGGTCTGGATCATCTACATATTGACGGTGCTGTCCCTTGCCTGGGTCCTGGTGTTCGGAAAGACCGTGTCGGGCTCCCAGAGATGGATATCCTTGGGCCCCCTGGCCTTCCAGCCCTCGGAAACCGCCAAGCTCACCGCTGTCATAGTCCTTGCCCATTTCTATTCCAGGTCGGGCTCGGCCTCCGGTCTCGGATTGCGGGAAATAGCCCTTCCGGCGGCCCTGCTTTTTGTCCCCTTCCTGCTGATTCTGGCCCAACCCGACCTGGGAACCGGTATGGTGATGGCCATCATCGCCGCCTCCATGACCTTCTACGCCGGGATAAGGCGGCGCACCCTGGTCTTTCTGGTCTCGTGCGGGCTGGTGGCGCTACCTCTTCTGTACATGAACCTGAAGGACTACCAGAAAGAGCGGATAAAGACCTTTCTGGACCCCGACCGGGACCCGTTGGGAGCCGGATATCACATCATCCAGTCCAAAATCGCCATAGGCAGCGGGATGTTTTCGGGCAAGGGCTACATGGAAGGCTCCCAGAAGGCCCTTTCCTTTCTGCCGGAACAGCACACGGACTTCATTTTCGCGGTTCTGTCCGAGGAATGGGGGCTCCTGGGGGCCACGGCCCTCCTAATCCTCTTTTTCGCATTTTTGTGGAGGGGCCTGAATGCCGGATACCAGTCCAAGGACCCCTTCGGCGCGTACATCTGCGTGGGCGTGGTGTCATATTTCTTCTGGCAGGTGTTCATCAACACCGGAATGGTCATGGGCATCCTGCCAGTGGTGGGGGTGCCGCTCCCGTTCATATCCTACGGCGGCAGCTCCATGCTGGTGGCCATGATGGGGGTGGGCATGATCCAAAACGTGGGCATGAGGCGCTTTTCGTACGATTGA
- the mrdA gene encoding penicillin-binding protein 2 codes for MGTVIRTDWTDHSRRRIPGVLVFILAGLCVLFVRLYQLQVLDGLEYARLSENNCVRIQRVVPARGLILDRTGQVLADNRPSFDVSITPSDAKPVKNIFPLLREYLDLDLKIWGPRLLKAEKEAPFTPVVIKTDIDRDRLAIVSAHSLELAGISVQTRSQRSFPLGASFAHLLGYVGEITEKELEKSGTGKIAGDMVGRTGVERMFEDQLAGGKGGRQVEVDARGRVVSVMRTVPAAPGNNLRLTVDAGLQAKAVELLGEETGAVVALDPFSGRVLALASTPSFDPNLFITGMTARQWAGLVNDERRPMHNRAISGAYPPGSTYKVITLMAGLEEGVVNQETLLYCPGFYSFGNRDFWCWKRGGHGPVKAVQALAESCDVYCYRVGEQLGVDRLAYYARSGGLGAVTGIGLDGEARGLVPTMEWKKKHTGRPWTKGETLSVAIGQGYNLATPLQMASLMAAVANGGVLYRPQVAERVERPDHSVAHRFVPEVLGRLPASPKNLAIIKQGLWEVVNTRNGTAWAARSEKYGIYGKTGTAQVVGRKDRENFLNQTSSHRRFQDHAWFTAFCTPKGLPGIAVAVIVEHGGHGASTAAPVARDLILEYMRMSDPSADDEKAPSEAAAGVTPTTASTYTPTTAAAFTPVEGRRESP; via the coding sequence TTGGGGACAGTTATCAGGACAGACTGGACTGACCACAGCCGCCGGAGGATTCCGGGGGTCCTGGTCTTCATCCTGGCCGGGCTGTGCGTTCTTTTCGTGCGCCTCTACCAGCTCCAGGTGCTGGACGGCCTGGAATATGCGAGGCTTAGCGAGAACAACTGCGTGCGGATTCAAAGGGTTGTCCCCGCCAGGGGACTGATTCTGGACCGGACCGGCCAGGTCCTGGCCGACAACCGCCCCTCCTTCGACGTATCCATAACCCCAAGCGATGCAAAGCCCGTAAAGAACATCTTCCCGCTTTTAAGGGAATACCTCGATCTCGACCTCAAAATCTGGGGCCCCAGGCTCCTGAAGGCGGAAAAGGAGGCCCCTTTCACACCGGTGGTGATAAAGACCGACATCGACCGCGACCGGCTCGCCATCGTCAGCGCCCACTCCCTGGAACTGGCCGGGATATCCGTTCAGACAAGGTCACAGCGGTCCTTTCCCCTTGGGGCCTCCTTTGCCCACCTTTTGGGCTACGTGGGCGAAATAACGGAAAAGGAGCTGGAAAAGAGCGGCACGGGGAAAATCGCCGGGGACATGGTGGGCAGGACAGGCGTGGAGCGCATGTTCGAGGACCAGCTCGCCGGGGGCAAGGGCGGCAGGCAGGTGGAAGTTGACGCAAGGGGAAGGGTTGTTTCCGTGATGCGCACGGTTCCGGCGGCGCCCGGAAACAACCTGCGGCTCACCGTGGACGCCGGGCTCCAGGCAAAGGCAGTTGAACTTCTGGGCGAGGAAACCGGGGCCGTGGTGGCCCTGGACCCATTTTCGGGCAGGGTCCTGGCCCTTGCGAGCACCCCTTCCTTTGATCCCAACCTCTTCATCACCGGCATGACGGCCCGGCAGTGGGCCGGGCTTGTGAATGACGAGCGCCGCCCCATGCACAACAGGGCCATTTCCGGGGCCTATCCCCCAGGCTCCACCTACAAGGTCATAACCCTCATGGCGGGCCTTGAGGAAGGCGTGGTTAACCAGGAAACCCTGCTCTACTGCCCCGGTTTCTATTCCTTCGGAAACCGCGATTTCTGGTGCTGGAAACGGGGCGGGCACGGGCCGGTGAAGGCCGTGCAGGCCCTGGCCGAATCCTGCGACGTCTATTGCTACAGGGTGGGGGAGCAGCTTGGAGTTGACCGGCTGGCCTATTACGCACGTTCGGGGGGCCTGGGGGCGGTCACCGGAATCGGCCTGGACGGCGAGGCCAGGGGGCTTGTGCCCACCATGGAGTGGAAGAAGAAGCACACGGGCCGCCCCTGGACAAAGGGCGAGACCCTCTCCGTGGCCATAGGCCAGGGCTACAACCTTGCCACCCCCCTCCAGATGGCCTCCCTCATGGCTGCGGTGGCGAACGGGGGCGTTCTCTACAGGCCCCAGGTGGCGGAGCGGGTGGAAAGGCCGGATCATTCCGTGGCCCATCGCTTCGTACCGGAGGTTCTGGGCCGCCTTCCCGCAAGCCCCAAAAACCTCGCCATCATAAAGCAGGGCCTCTGGGAGGTGGTCAACACAAGAAACGGAACCGCCTGGGCCGCCCGGTCCGAAAAATACGGCATTTACGGCAAGACCGGCACGGCCCAGGTGGTGGGGCGCAAGGACAGGGAGAACTTTCTGAACCAGACCAGCTCCCACAGGCGTTTTCAGGATCACGCGTGGTTCACGGCTTTTTGCACCCCCAAGGGCCTGCCCGGAATCGCGGTGGCCGTGATAGTGGAGCACGGTGGCCACGGCGCGTCCACAGCAGCCCCCGTTGCGCGGGATTTGATACTGGAATACATGAGGATGTCCGATCCGTCCGCAGATGACGAAAAAGCCCCGTCCGAGGCCGCCGCAGGCGTCACCCCCACCACGGCTTCGACTTACACTCCCACCACGGCTGCGGCCTTCACTCCGGTCGAGGGAAGGCGGGAATCGCCATGA